A window of Corallococcus macrosporus DSM 14697 contains these coding sequences:
- the traB gene encoding outer membrane exchange protein TraB, which translates to MKPSHLFLLVALGLSTAATAQPDARFNVQLFRPSGAPQDLVVVQQSRPLSHLSVSVGPYFSYSLNPLSLIPEGGDLSKISLVGNRLQLDVMATVGLFDWAEVGVDMPLILAQGGDNLEVIGTEGSVESFVFGDLRLTGKVAIPGLRRPAEGKGWGGAVTLNVSFPTGAQEAFAGDGELTWAPGLVLDYRFENGILLALNGGFWKRPDRVFSGVSVGDMAPFGVGAEVPILRGSGLTAVGMVHGAVGLTKQPDEPRQIPAEALFGLRWYSSTGLNFTFGGGMGCGCSIASPTLSFFTSILWIPAKTREWEALERFKEPPQPLPPPPPPVDPDGDGVIGESDACPDVPGPVANMGCPDTDKDGDGVVDRLDRCPDQPAGSRGKDGCPLARRDGNRIVILEQLNFATDQDIILSESFPILEEVARVMNENPEIDRMHVEGHTDSRATDAYNLDLSRRRASSVMRFLVESGVAAERLCSQGFGRSRPVADNATEEGMALNRRVDFTIQPPSDGPRPPCPEDAGAKKRKRPIKKAPKAKSKAPASAPKP; encoded by the coding sequence ATGAAGCCCTCGCACCTGTTCCTCCTCGTGGCGCTGGGGTTGTCCACCGCCGCCACCGCGCAGCCGGATGCGCGCTTCAACGTGCAGCTCTTCCGCCCGTCCGGCGCGCCCCAGGATCTGGTGGTGGTGCAGCAGTCGCGTCCGCTGTCGCACCTGTCCGTCTCCGTCGGCCCGTACTTCAGCTACTCGCTCAACCCCCTGTCGCTGATTCCCGAGGGGGGCGACCTGAGCAAGATCAGCCTGGTCGGCAACCGCCTCCAGTTGGACGTCATGGCCACCGTCGGCCTCTTCGACTGGGCCGAAGTCGGCGTGGACATGCCGCTCATCCTCGCCCAGGGCGGCGACAACCTGGAGGTCATCGGCACCGAGGGGAGCGTGGAGAGCTTCGTCTTCGGCGACCTCCGGCTCACCGGCAAGGTGGCCATCCCCGGCCTGCGCCGTCCCGCCGAGGGCAAGGGCTGGGGCGGCGCGGTGACGCTCAACGTGAGCTTCCCCACCGGCGCCCAGGAGGCCTTCGCCGGGGACGGCGAGCTGACCTGGGCCCCGGGCCTGGTGCTGGACTACCGCTTCGAGAACGGCATCCTCCTGGCGCTCAATGGCGGCTTCTGGAAGCGCCCGGACCGCGTCTTCAGCGGCGTGTCCGTGGGCGACATGGCGCCCTTCGGCGTGGGCGCGGAGGTCCCCATCCTGCGTGGCAGCGGACTCACCGCCGTGGGCATGGTGCATGGCGCGGTGGGCCTGACGAAGCAGCCCGATGAGCCCCGGCAGATTCCCGCGGAGGCGCTCTTCGGCCTGCGCTGGTACAGCTCCACCGGCCTCAACTTCACGTTCGGCGGTGGCATGGGCTGCGGCTGCTCCATCGCCTCGCCCACGCTGAGCTTCTTCACGTCCATCCTGTGGATTCCAGCGAAGACACGCGAGTGGGAGGCCCTGGAGCGCTTCAAGGAGCCGCCCCAGCCGCTGCCGCCCCCGCCGCCGCCCGTCGACCCGGATGGCGACGGCGTCATCGGCGAATCCGACGCGTGCCCCGACGTGCCCGGCCCCGTGGCCAACATGGGCTGCCCGGACACCGACAAGGACGGTGACGGCGTCGTCGACCGGCTCGACCGCTGCCCGGACCAGCCCGCGGGCAGCCGCGGCAAGGATGGATGCCCGCTCGCCCGCCGCGACGGCAACCGGATTGTCATCCTGGAGCAGCTCAACTTCGCCACCGACCAGGACATCATCCTCTCCGAGTCCTTCCCCATCCTGGAGGAGGTCGCCCGGGTGATGAACGAGAACCCGGAAATCGACCGGATGCACGTGGAGGGTCACACCGACTCGCGCGCGACCGATGCGTACAACCTGGACCTGTCGCGCCGCCGCGCCTCCAGCGTCATGCGCTTCCTGGTGGAGAGTGGCGTGGCCGCCGAGCGCCTGTGCTCGCAGGGCTTTGGCCGCTCGCGGCCGGTGGCGGACAACGCAACGGAAGAGGGCATGGCGCTCAACCGCCGCGTCGACTTCACCATCCAGCCGCCCAGCGACGGCCCCCGCCCACCCTGCCCCGAGGACGCGGGCGCGAAGAAGCGCAAGCGCCCCATCAAGAAGGCGCCCAAGGCGAAGTCGAAGGCCCCCGCCTCGGCGCCCAAGCCGTAG
- a CDS encoding Ig-like domain-containing protein — MKLEPLETKYLRTPGQTVKLAYEVFDAEGKPMSNAKLRWTSSAPDVAQVQEGILTVRKSGKTTIGATGGKVRAALPLELTILNSLDVRAPGSDFLEVGRVIKLRVVARNEQGSSLQDATPTFRTSDETVARVEDGQLVAVRPGKTVLSATLGHLSRYIAVQVVPADFARLGLNLTHHAFQRKGQSVQLQARAFNRSGVVLDTVPLEFFTSDPAVVSVSPEGRVTAVGSGRAVVSVVAGRRRSAAEFVVP; from the coding sequence ATGAAGCTGGAGCCGCTGGAGACGAAGTACCTCCGCACGCCAGGGCAGACCGTGAAGCTGGCGTACGAGGTCTTCGACGCGGAGGGCAAGCCCATGTCCAACGCGAAGCTGCGGTGGACGAGCTCCGCGCCGGACGTGGCGCAGGTCCAGGAAGGCATCCTGACGGTGCGCAAGTCGGGGAAGACGACCATCGGCGCGACGGGGGGCAAGGTCCGCGCGGCGTTGCCGCTGGAGCTGACCATCCTCAACTCGTTGGACGTTCGTGCCCCGGGCTCGGACTTCCTGGAGGTGGGGCGGGTCATCAAGCTGCGCGTGGTGGCGAGGAACGAGCAGGGTTCCTCGTTGCAGGACGCCACGCCCACGTTCCGCACGTCCGATGAGACGGTGGCGCGCGTGGAGGACGGGCAGTTGGTGGCGGTGCGCCCGGGCAAGACGGTCCTGAGCGCGACGTTGGGGCACCTCAGCCGGTACATCGCGGTGCAGGTGGTGCCAGCGGACTTCGCGCGGCTGGGCCTCAACCTCACCCACCACGCCTTCCAGCGCAAGGGGCAGTCCGTGCAGCTCCAGGCGCGAGCGTTCAATCGCAGCGGCGTGGTGCTGGACACGGTGCCGCTGGAGTTCTTCACGTCGGACCCGGCCGTGGTGTCCGTGTCGCCCGAAGGCCGGGTGACGGCGGTGGGGTCCGGGCGCGCCGTGGTGTCCGTGGTCGCCGGGCGGCGTCGGTCAGCGGCGGAGTTCGTCGTTCCGTAG
- a CDS encoding lipase maturation factor family protein yields the protein MARITRGVLARPLVLYDGDCAFCRRWAARWQWRTQGRVSYRPGRGWRRWLLGIPKVDMRKAMQLVEPSGRVSRGAEALFRALAASPRRGTRVAARLGLLPGVLHLAQGVYAVVARHRGRAAGVDRWLFGRAVVPHEYRWVRWGFLRLLGGTFLIAFTSLGRQVRGLYGTQGLRPVAERLAAERREEPSALARWRRIPSLFWLDASDAALVRGCRAGQVLSLALLFNVAPRPSVSLLWALYLSYVAVGREFLSFQWDVLLLELGLLAVLTAPGGLRPGLGRDEPSALDVFLFRLLVFRLYFGSGLSKLQSGDTTWRELSACEHYYETAPLPTRGGWYAHHLPRRLQRASTAGVLWLETVVPFLAFGPRRLRQFAFWSLSGLQAAIFATGNYGIFNVQSCVLGLWLLDDAALRRALPLKEGPAARPRPWWRTGVSALVASPLLVLGASEVLRRFSGWQRHQPERVGSMMTWLESRARPLRSVNPYGLFSVMTVQRPEIRVEGSDDGEHWKEYAFRYKVGDPARPPRQVAPHQPRLDWQMWFAALGSPPGWFVAFLARLLEGSPDVLGLLADNPFPERPPRMVRAVLYDYRMTDLAERRRTGSWWRREALGLYVPPLSLAPGPRPQGRIPALQWQARA from the coding sequence ATGGCGCGAATCACCCGCGGTGTGCTGGCCCGGCCCCTGGTCCTCTATGACGGGGATTGTGCGTTCTGCCGGCGCTGGGCCGCGCGCTGGCAGTGGCGGACGCAGGGGCGCGTCAGCTACCGGCCGGGCAGGGGCTGGCGCCGCTGGCTGCTGGGCATCCCCAAGGTGGACATGCGCAAGGCCATGCAGTTGGTGGAGCCCTCTGGCCGCGTGTCGCGCGGCGCGGAGGCGCTGTTCCGCGCGCTCGCCGCGTCACCTCGCCGGGGGACGCGGGTGGCGGCGCGGCTGGGCTTGTTGCCCGGCGTGCTGCACCTGGCCCAGGGGGTCTACGCGGTGGTGGCCCGGCACCGAGGACGGGCGGCGGGGGTGGACCGCTGGCTCTTCGGGCGCGCCGTGGTGCCCCATGAGTACCGGTGGGTGCGCTGGGGTTTCCTGCGGCTGCTGGGCGGCACGTTCCTCATCGCCTTCACCTCGCTGGGGCGTCAGGTGCGGGGGCTGTATGGGACGCAAGGCCTCCGGCCCGTGGCGGAGCGCCTGGCCGCGGAGCGCCGCGAGGAGCCCTCGGCCCTGGCGCGGTGGCGGCGCATCCCCTCCCTGTTCTGGCTGGACGCGTCGGACGCGGCGCTGGTGCGCGGGTGCCGCGCGGGGCAGGTGCTGTCCCTGGCGCTGCTCTTCAACGTGGCGCCCCGGCCCAGCGTGTCGCTGCTGTGGGCGCTGTACCTGTCCTACGTGGCCGTGGGGCGTGAGTTCCTGTCGTTCCAGTGGGACGTGCTGCTGCTGGAGCTGGGGCTCCTGGCGGTGCTCACCGCCCCTGGCGGGCTCCGGCCCGGGCTGGGCCGTGACGAGCCCTCCGCGTTGGATGTGTTCCTCTTCCGGCTGCTCGTGTTCCGGCTCTACTTCGGCTCGGGGCTCAGCAAGCTCCAGTCGGGGGACACCACCTGGCGCGAGCTGTCCGCCTGCGAGCACTACTACGAGACGGCGCCGCTGCCCACGCGGGGGGGCTGGTACGCGCATCACCTGCCCCGGCGGCTCCAGCGGGCCTCGACCGCGGGGGTGCTGTGGCTGGAGACCGTCGTTCCGTTCCTGGCCTTTGGACCCCGCCGCTTGCGGCAGTTCGCCTTCTGGAGCCTGAGCGGCTTGCAGGCCGCCATCTTCGCCACGGGCAACTATGGAATCTTCAACGTGCAGTCCTGCGTGTTGGGGCTGTGGCTCCTGGACGACGCGGCGCTGCGGCGGGCGCTGCCGCTGAAGGAGGGCCCTGCGGCCCGGCCTCGGCCCTGGTGGCGCACCGGGGTGTCCGCGCTGGTGGCCTCGCCGCTGCTGGTGCTGGGCGCGTCCGAGGTGCTTCGTCGCTTCAGCGGGTGGCAGCGGCATCAGCCCGAGCGCGTCGGCTCGATGATGACGTGGCTGGAGTCCCGCGCGCGGCCCCTGCGTTCGGTGAACCCCTATGGCCTCTTCAGCGTGATGACGGTGCAGCGGCCGGAAATCCGGGTGGAGGGCTCCGACGACGGCGAGCATTGGAAGGAATACGCCTTCCGCTACAAGGTCGGGGACCCGGCACGGCCCCCGCGGCAGGTGGCCCCCCACCAACCCCGGCTGGACTGGCAGATGTGGTTCGCCGCGCTGGGGTCGCCTCCGGGCTGGTTCGTCGCGTTCCTGGCGCGGCTGCTGGAGGGCTCGCCGGACGTGCTGGGCCTGCTGGCGGACAACCCCTTCCCGGAGCGGCCGCCCCGGATGGTGCGCGCGGTGCTGTACGACTACCGGATGACGGACCTGGCCGAGCGGCGCCGCACGGGCAGTTGGTGGCGGCGTGAAGCGTTGGGGCTCTACGTACCGCCCCTGTCGCTGGCGCCCGGGCCTCGGCCCCAGGGCCGCATCCCCGCCTTGCAGTGGCAGGCCAGGGCGTGA
- a CDS encoding MBL fold metallo-hydrolase, with the protein MSEPKGKAKRTSEVVPGIHHWTLSDDRIGGARSDAYAVVDVDGAVVLIDPLPIDEAALRALGNVSAIILTAGNHQRSAWRLRKAFKVPVWAPEGALTLEEQPDFFYVSGDTLPAGLISFHTPGPTEAMYTLWMQQHPRGVAFLSDLLTHEPGETPEFVPSEYQDEPLRTRHSVQRILDHLPVETLCFSHGEPIVRDGASALRRALEEDMESPAAPAP; encoded by the coding sequence ATGAGCGAGCCCAAGGGGAAGGCGAAGCGGACAAGCGAGGTGGTACCCGGCATCCACCATTGGACCCTCTCCGATGACCGCATCGGCGGCGCGCGCAGTGACGCCTACGCCGTGGTGGACGTGGACGGCGCCGTCGTCCTCATCGACCCGCTGCCCATCGACGAGGCGGCGCTGCGCGCGCTGGGGAACGTCTCCGCCATCATCCTGACCGCGGGCAATCACCAGCGCTCCGCGTGGCGGCTGCGCAAGGCCTTCAAGGTGCCCGTCTGGGCCCCCGAAGGCGCCCTGACGCTGGAGGAGCAGCCCGACTTCTTCTACGTGTCGGGGGACACGCTGCCCGCCGGGCTCATCTCCTTCCACACGCCCGGGCCCACCGAGGCCATGTACACGCTGTGGATGCAGCAACACCCGCGCGGCGTGGCGTTCCTCTCCGACCTGCTCACGCACGAGCCCGGCGAGACGCCGGAGTTCGTCCCCAGCGAGTACCAGGATGAACCGCTGCGCACCCGGCACAGCGTCCAGCGCATCCTGGACCACCTCCCGGTGGAGACGCTGTGCTTCTCCCATGGGGAGCCCATCGTCCGCGACGGCGCCAGCGCGTTGCGCCGCGCGCTGGAGGAGGACATGGAGTCTCCCGCCGCGCCCGCGCCGTGA
- a CDS encoding dimethylarginine dimethylaminohydrolase family protein, which produces MDLFLMSPPGRTWALRGRSNFRSREAPQVDALQARREWLALARGIEARGGTVVALPSPSELLTGMPYAAECGQVVPRPGAAPLFLLPRMMSAHRQTEREHWAPLARALGLEVVDPGVGIWEAHGDVATFDGVTLLFWGGRTTRDGLEAAAPYFPGEVLRVQVREPAFHGNMAVLPLPAVDRLMVCPDVMAPESYTLLRERFGEHRLLLVTEEEIRGYATNGLPVGRDVLAPSVVPSQVRERLEALGLRVVPLTMRELCEKGGGSSRCLVSRAEVDAATLSIPEAFRLAAVARDIDADG; this is translated from the coding sequence ATGGACCTCTTCCTCATGTCGCCGCCGGGACGCACGTGGGCCCTGCGCGGCCGGAGCAACTTCCGCAGCCGCGAGGCACCCCAGGTGGACGCGCTCCAGGCCCGCCGGGAATGGCTGGCGCTGGCGCGGGGCATCGAAGCGCGCGGGGGCACGGTGGTGGCGCTGCCGTCTCCCTCCGAGCTCCTGACGGGGATGCCCTACGCCGCCGAGTGTGGGCAGGTGGTGCCCCGCCCGGGCGCCGCGCCGCTGTTCCTGCTGCCCCGGATGATGAGCGCGCACCGGCAGACGGAGCGCGAGCACTGGGCGCCCCTGGCCCGCGCCCTGGGCCTGGAGGTGGTGGACCCGGGCGTGGGCATCTGGGAGGCCCATGGCGACGTGGCCACCTTCGACGGCGTCACGCTGCTGTTCTGGGGCGGCCGCACGACGCGGGACGGCCTGGAGGCCGCGGCGCCCTACTTCCCGGGCGAGGTGCTGCGCGTGCAGGTCCGCGAGCCCGCCTTCCACGGCAACATGGCGGTGCTCCCGCTGCCCGCGGTGGACCGGCTGATGGTGTGCCCGGACGTGATGGCCCCGGAGTCCTACACGCTCCTGCGCGAGCGCTTCGGCGAGCACCGGCTGCTCCTCGTGACGGAGGAGGAGATTCGCGGCTACGCCACGAACGGGCTGCCGGTGGGACGCGACGTGCTGGCGCCCTCGGTGGTGCCCTCCCAGGTGCGGGAGCGGCTGGAGGCGCTGGGCCTGCGCGTGGTGCCGCTCACCATGCGCGAGCTGTGTGAGAAGGGCGGTGGTTCATCACGCTGTCTCGTGTCGCGCGCGGAGGTGGACGCGGCGACGTTGTCGATTCCAGAGGCGTTCCGGTTGGCGGCGGTCGCCAGGGACATCGATGCCGATGGGTGA
- a CDS encoding GTPase: MDETSLPEPDALRSLLKTALELPALRPHAARLERLVDDYARGVARKDAPLSVALVGATGAGKSTLLNALAGQALSREGVNRPTSTAATVFAPEGTPTDALAGSGARVITYAPGPQGLWGGQVFIDTPDLNSVATTHREVARAALERADVALVVMHRGSVAEASQVEFLTEFARRRALVFILNFADELSPESRDTLKAQVRRVASEQYGLAQEDVPVFAISALAAKDGRDVSGEFGALLFHLRGLATQAVAARVRKTNALGALEEVHTRVEAALKETDALRSRTRAALDSGLEKAAEGLRADFDGRLRLAHGHLAAEVRRQAGGRFWGPAAWGLRLSLWGASGLGAAALVGRSSLPAGLAVAAASTVVDVVRGHTRARAAESAVVEPFEDDFSAQAAARTALAEVRSVARSSGLEPALLGVPDVDTLLEDVRMARAGAWRYTATTGVAEAVAGWWRTARWLVLPLINLPLLALLGHVGYRVVRAYVEGPLLPLDYFVNAGALFMLLAGAGALLASASLAGAARRAGTAGRARFVEALATLGGRLGEAVEDALRPGREAAQRLLALR, translated from the coding sequence GTGGACGAGACGAGCCTGCCCGAACCCGATGCCCTGCGTTCCCTGCTGAAGACGGCCCTGGAGCTGCCCGCGCTCCGGCCCCATGCCGCGCGCCTGGAGCGGCTGGTGGACGACTACGCGCGAGGCGTGGCGCGCAAGGACGCGCCGCTGAGCGTGGCGCTGGTGGGGGCCACCGGCGCGGGCAAGTCCACCCTCCTCAACGCGCTGGCGGGGCAGGCCCTGTCGCGCGAAGGCGTCAACCGGCCCACCAGCACGGCTGCCACGGTGTTCGCGCCGGAGGGCACGCCCACGGACGCGCTGGCGGGCTCCGGCGCGCGGGTCATCACCTATGCGCCCGGTCCCCAGGGCCTGTGGGGCGGACAGGTCTTCATCGACACGCCGGACCTCAACAGCGTGGCCACCACCCACCGCGAGGTGGCCCGCGCGGCGCTGGAGCGCGCGGACGTGGCGCTCGTCGTCATGCACCGGGGCAGCGTGGCGGAGGCGTCCCAGGTGGAGTTCCTGACGGAGTTCGCCCGCCGGCGCGCGCTCGTCTTCATCCTCAACTTCGCGGACGAGCTGTCCCCGGAGTCGCGCGACACGCTCAAGGCCCAGGTGCGCCGCGTGGCCTCCGAGCAGTACGGCCTGGCCCAGGAGGACGTGCCCGTCTTCGCCATCAGCGCCCTGGCGGCGAAGGACGGCCGCGACGTGTCCGGTGAGTTCGGCGCCCTGCTCTTCCACCTGCGCGGGCTGGCCACGCAGGCGGTGGCGGCGCGCGTGCGCAAGACGAACGCGCTGGGCGCGCTCGAAGAAGTCCACACGCGCGTGGAGGCCGCGCTGAAGGAGACGGACGCGCTGCGGTCGCGCACGCGCGCCGCGCTGGACTCGGGGTTGGAGAAGGCGGCGGAGGGCCTGCGCGCGGACTTCGACGGGCGGCTGCGGCTGGCGCATGGCCACCTGGCGGCGGAGGTGCGGCGTCAGGCGGGAGGCCGCTTCTGGGGGCCCGCGGCCTGGGGCCTGCGGCTGTCACTGTGGGGCGCCAGCGGACTGGGCGCGGCGGCGCTGGTGGGGCGCAGCAGCCTGCCCGCGGGGCTGGCGGTGGCGGCGGCCTCCACGGTGGTGGACGTGGTGCGCGGACACACGCGCGCGCGGGCCGCGGAGTCCGCGGTGGTGGAGCCCTTCGAGGACGACTTCAGCGCCCAGGCCGCGGCGCGCACCGCGCTGGCGGAGGTGCGCAGCGTGGCGCGCTCGAGCGGCCTGGAGCCCGCGCTGCTCGGCGTCCCGGACGTGGACACGCTCCTGGAAGACGTGCGGATGGCGAGAGCGGGCGCCTGGCGCTACACCGCCACCACCGGCGTGGCGGAGGCGGTGGCCGGCTGGTGGCGCACCGCGCGCTGGCTGGTGCTGCCGCTCATCAACCTGCCGCTGCTGGCCCTGCTGGGCCACGTGGGCTACCGCGTGGTGCGCGCCTACGTGGAAGGCCCCCTGCTGCCGTTGGACTACTTCGTCAACGCGGGGGCCCTCTTCATGCTGCTCGCCGGAGCGGGCGCGCTGCTGGCTTCAGCGAGTCTCGCTGGGGCCGCTCGCCGTGCGGGCACCGCCGGCCGGGCGCGCTTCGTTGAGGCCCTGGCCACCCTGGGCGGGCGGCTGGGAGAGGCCGTCGAGGATGCTCTGCGCCCCGGGCGGGAGGCCGCGCAGCGCCTGCTGGCGCTCCGGTGA
- a CDS encoding TetR/AcrR family transcriptional regulator yields MASKNTPSDGPSRPVRRTQQERRETTRRKLLDATIETLVEQGYARLTTVEVSKRAGLSQGALFTHFDTKEELLAAAVEHLFPRLIQDYLAGVGARPSGRDRIAAAVDMLWAAFQRPELQAAIELYVAARTDAELRVALAAVDGPHRENLHRVARELFPEASEHPDFDSIVELALDAVQGAAVGGSARPNDPAHRRMLDALTNFMRNAFLPALARPRRRARS; encoded by the coding sequence ATGGCCTCGAAGAACACTCCCTCGGACGGGCCGAGCCGCCCTGTCCGCCGCACGCAGCAGGAGCGCCGTGAGACGACGCGCCGCAAGCTCCTGGACGCCACCATCGAGACGTTGGTGGAGCAGGGCTACGCCCGCCTGACGACGGTGGAGGTGTCGAAGCGCGCGGGCCTGTCCCAGGGTGCGCTCTTCACCCACTTCGATACGAAGGAGGAGCTGCTCGCCGCGGCGGTGGAGCACCTCTTCCCACGCCTCATCCAGGACTACCTGGCGGGCGTGGGGGCCCGGCCCTCGGGCAGGGACCGCATCGCGGCGGCGGTGGACATGTTGTGGGCCGCCTTCCAGCGCCCGGAGCTGCAGGCCGCCATCGAGCTGTACGTGGCGGCGCGCACGGACGCGGAGCTGCGCGTGGCGCTGGCGGCGGTGGACGGGCCGCACCGGGAGAACCTGCACCGCGTGGCGCGCGAGCTGTTCCCCGAGGCCTCCGAGCACCCGGACTTCGACTCCATCGTGGAGCTGGCACTGGACGCGGTGCAGGGCGCCGCGGTGGGAGGCAGCGCGCGGCCGAACGACCCGGCGCACCGGCGCATGCTGGATGCGCTCACGAACTTCATGCGCAACGCCTTCCTTCCCGCCTTGGCGCGGCCTCGCCGCCGCGCCCGCTCCTGA
- a CDS encoding sterol desaturase family protein, which translates to MDAPHIPDLITLAIPVFALTVVAEALWVKKLRDEGRPVAGHTLKDTAASLSMGLGNVAINVLWKGVAFAGYLALYQLTPLRMGFGVLAWVLLFLADDLCYYAFHRVHHESRFFWASHVVHHSSQHYNLSTALRQTWTPPTSFVFWAPLALLGFHPVMIVAQQSVSLLYQYWIHTEAIGRLPRPLEWVLNTPSHHRVHHASNPRYLDKNYAGILIIWDRLFGTFEPEGEKPVYGLTKNLETYNPVRIAFHEFAAIARDAAKPGSLKQRLSYVFRNPAWKPEPSKVPQPSGAQPPPEAARPSV; encoded by the coding sequence ATGGACGCACCCCACATCCCCGACCTCATCACCCTCGCGATTCCCGTGTTCGCCCTCACGGTGGTCGCCGAGGCGCTCTGGGTGAAGAAGCTGCGGGACGAGGGCCGTCCCGTGGCGGGCCACACCCTGAAGGACACGGCGGCCAGCCTCTCCATGGGGCTGGGCAACGTGGCCATCAACGTCCTGTGGAAGGGCGTGGCCTTCGCTGGCTACCTGGCGCTCTACCAGCTCACGCCGCTGCGCATGGGCTTCGGCGTGCTGGCGTGGGTGCTGCTCTTCCTCGCGGACGACCTCTGCTACTACGCCTTCCACCGCGTCCACCATGAGAGCCGCTTCTTCTGGGCGTCCCACGTGGTGCACCACTCCAGCCAGCACTACAACCTGTCCACGGCGCTGCGGCAGACGTGGACGCCGCCCACCAGCTTCGTCTTCTGGGCACCGCTGGCGCTGCTCGGGTTCCACCCGGTGATGATTGTCGCGCAGCAGTCCGTCAGCCTGCTCTACCAGTACTGGATTCACACCGAGGCCATTGGCCGGCTGCCGCGCCCGCTGGAGTGGGTGCTCAACACGCCGTCGCACCACCGCGTGCACCACGCGTCCAACCCGCGCTACCTGGACAAGAACTACGCGGGCATCCTCATCATCTGGGACCGGCTCTTCGGCACCTTCGAGCCGGAGGGCGAGAAGCCCGTGTACGGCCTGACGAAGAACCTGGAGACGTACAACCCCGTGCGCATCGCCTTCCACGAGTTCGCGGCCATCGCGCGTGACGCGGCGAAGCCCGGCTCGCTGAAGCAGCGCCTGAGCTACGTCTTCCGCAACCCGGCCTGGAAGCCCGAGCCCTCCAAGGTGCCTCAGCCGTCCGGAGCGCAACCGCCGCCCGAGGCGGCCCGCCCCTCCGTGTGA